The sequence CCATATTCATGAACAATGGAGAGACAGTGAGACTCATTTAGGCCTCCTCGCGCCATAAACTATGTATATCAATACTGCCAGTACCAACACCACTATTATGGTTAACGCAATGATCATAACCATAGGCCTCTGGGGAGGTCTATAGTTTAGGGCTGTTATTACGTACATTGCGGCGGACCAGGTTAATGGGGACGTTGTCTGTAATGGGTAGCCAAGCCTTGGATCAATGGCCTCAGGCAACAAACCATGTTGTGAATGCTCAATGCACCAAGTCATTAATTCAACCGCGCCCGTGTAGTTACCCACATCCTCGTAATACATGGTGAGGAATAAGGTGGTTATTACCCAAGGCGGGTCCGGCGCCGTACTATCATATAGGCTTGAGTCGTAGTGGTAATCATCACCTGGAAACCTGGCTAACCCACCATTAACCATTAACACATGCATTATCTTATTAACCGTACTCAATGCCCTGCTGTTGTGTGGGTTTATTAGTCCCATGGCTATTGGTAGTATTACTGAGGAGTCGGGTATTCCGTTGTGTATGTACGTCGTTTGTGAACCGTTGGCCGTGTAAACCACGGAGCTCATTAAGGCCTGCGAGTAGAAACCCCCAGAGAAGAAGTAGTGCTGTATTGACGAGTTTAGTTCGTTGGCCATCCCCAGGATCCAGGTATTGTTTAGTCCGAGGACCCTGTATATTTGGGCTGAGGCGTATAGGCCGAGGTCGTCGATCGCCTGGGTCCAGAAATTATAGGCGTAGTTGCTTTCCCATATGCTTAAGTCCTGGGGTATCAAGCCATTCCCGTTAATGGCCCCTGACTCCCAAATCAGTGACTTGTTGATGCATGGTAATACCTCCATAAGGAATGTCTTGTTGCGGGTATACTCATAGAACTGCCAGATACCTATTTGGAATAGGCCGATGCTGTCGTACTCGGGAATACCGAAGCTCTCATCCGGAGCCCCTGTCCAGAAATCATACCTAGTGTACCAGGTGCCGCTGGTGTTCTGCGCACTGCACATCCACAGCCAGTACCTCATTGCAGGTTCATAATAACCAGCCGACTGCAGCGCCATAGCCGCAAACGCGGAATCCCTAACCCAGGTATGGAGGTAGATCGGCTCTGGCGATGCGGCGAACTCACCGGTTACTGGGTTCTGACTATCCATAATAAGTAGGAGACTTAGGTAGTACTCGGTGAGTAGGGCACCGCTTAGTCTTGGCTTGATGGCTTGCCCTAGCCAATTGCCTACCTCATAGTCATTGATCTTCATTAGCTCATTGAGTGGTATGGCATTATCACTACCTAGGTTCAGCACTACGTACGTGTTATTACCCTGCACATTCAATACAGCCCAGCCATCCACATCCTCAACCACTATGCCGTTGTTGGAATACAGGCTGGCTCGAAGCGGGCTCGTTATTGCTATGTACGTGTTGTTAATAACCTGGTAGCCGTATGTGGCCGGAATGAATATCCTAATGGTCAACGTCGTGTTTGACCTACCCATTATTGCTATTGATGTGTAGTTTGGTGGTATGAGTATTGATACTACACCGTTGTCCCCATCTATGATTACCGTATTGTTTAACTCCAGGTAGGCAGCCCTTGCGCTACCCAGGTTGGTTATGGTTATGTTGATGCCGAGTAGGCCGTATTTGCCGTACAGTATTTGCAGGATTGATGGGGGTTTCGAGGATTCACCATTAAGTGCCGGTTTTGGTATTGGGTATCCCGTGGATATGTATATGCTCAGATTCCTCCAGTTAC is a genomic window of Vulcanisaeta souniana JCM 11219 containing:
- a CDS encoding glycoside hydrolase family 15 protein; this encodes MGRKIIYLVIGIVLIIIGIIMIAISLINRQVNVQIPINSTSPSYLLLSNWRNLSIYISTGYPIPKPALNGESSKPPSILQILYGKYGLLGINITITNLGSARAAYLELNNTVIIDGDNGVVSILIPPNYTSIAIMGRSNTTLTIRIFIPATYGYQVINNTYIAITSPLRASLYSNNGIVVEDVDGWAVLNVQGNNTYVVLNLGSDNAIPLNELMKINDYEVGNWLGQAIKPRLSGALLTEYYLSLLLIMDSQNPVTGEFAASPEPIYLHTWVRDSAFAAMALQSAGYYEPAMRYWLWMCSAQNTSGTWYTRYDFWTGAPDESFGIPEYDSIGLFQIGIWQFYEYTRNKTFLMEVLPCINKSLIWESGAINGNGLIPQDLSIWESNYAYNFWTQAIDDLGLYASAQIYRVLGLNNTWILGMANELNSSIQHYFFSGGFYSQALMSSVVYTANGSQTTYIHNGIPDSSVILPIAMGLINPHNSRALSTVNKIMHVLMVNGGLARFPGDDYHYDSSLYDSTAPDPPWVITTLFLTMYYEDVGNYTGAVELMTWCIEHSQHGLLPEAIDPRLGYPLQTTSPLTWSAAMYVITALNYRPPQRPMVMIIALTIIVVLVLAVLIYIVYGARRPK